A window of Nicotiana sylvestris chromosome 8, ASM39365v2, whole genome shotgun sequence genomic DNA:
GCAGAGGAATCATTCCGGTAGCTAATGCCAATCCTATCCCACCAGCTTTCAAGTAAACAATAATGTCAAAGTCTATCCATCCTACTGACTTTTGCAGCAACCTTTAACGCGTGAAATCATCAATGACCAAAGAAATGATACTGAAGTTGTTTACCAGATCCAGAAATAGTAAATCTTTGGAAAACACTGGAAATAGCTTGAAACAGAGTCAAACAATCAAATAGATATGGTTGCATCCAAAACAGCAACCTAGACAAACACCAAGAGGTAGAAAGACCCACTAAAACTCCTCAGAATAGCATACAAAAGCTCCACCACTGATAAAGATTTCAGCTTTTCACTAAGAGAACTGGAGCAGAGATTGATACGAGATGGGGAAGATTGGTTGCACCATAGATGGCAACCTAGATGACTCAAAATTCAGCGAGCCAATGCCATGGATCGGTATGTATGTAGCAGCAGCATCTGCAGCTTGTGCGCTTGCTATGGCAATGGATACCCTTCATGGCCTACGCCGTAGAATATTCTGGTTTCCTTGCTACTACTTCTCTCTCAATGCTACAACCTTGACACTTCTAGCTGTCGCCACCAAGCTGTCTGTTGATCTAAATACCTCCATGCCTCGTCGCCAAGATCAGCTGACAAAACTTAGCAGTGCTACTCTAATCTGTACGGTAATTGCTAATTTTATACCTTCTTTAGGACTCATGGAGAACAAAGAGCTCTTGATGAACATGATGGCTTTGGGAATTATCGTCATCACAGCCATCGTCAACATTGGCATACAATTAGCTACAGGTGTAATCTATGTTTTCTGCAAAGAGCATATAGCACTCATGTTTCTTATGCTTGTTTTGCTTCTGCAACTGATCTCCTCAGCTGTGGCAATACCAACTACAAAGTGTTACTTGGACCTGAAATATAACAAGAAATACAAGTTAGCAAACAAAGAATGCGGCATCACCTATAAATGCACAACTGAGAAACTGAAGGATGAGCTGATGAAATTCTGGACCATGGCCTATGCCTCTAGCCCCCACTTCGTGGCGGGGCGCTTAGCAACATGCACTGCATCTGGAGGTTTCTGCCTTCTGAGCACAGTAATTTATGCTGAAGCCATGCTTAGGTCTTACTTTCTCCATCGGAGCTTCAACTTTTGtagtggagactctgaatacaAGTGGTCCACAACCTTGATTCTTGTAACTCAGACTGTGGCAATAGGAGTAGGAACTATTGCACCAGCTTTTAGATGGTTCATAGCCATAAATTATCGCTGCCCCAAAAAAACAAATAATGCCTGCAAAGCCAAGTTGTTCAAAGTGGAGAACTACTGGATCCGTATCCTGCTTCAGTGGAAAGAATCCCCGTTGGATTTCAGAATTTGTGGCCGGCATGGTAGAAAATTTGCTCATAAAACAAAGAACAGACTTCTAGATTTCTGTATTTGGATGCAAATTATGATGGTGTCACTCAGTAAGCTAGTTCGGCTCATTTCCACTTTCTCTGTAAGTTGGTTATTGATAAGCTGTCGGAAGGCAATCAGGATGCTGAAATGCAACAATATGGTGTCTAGTCATGATATAGAGACGCAAGCCAGTCTAAAGCCAGATCTTAGCCACTATGTTTTACATCTTGAAGGTGAGGAAGCATTAATTGACTTGATGATGCAAAGCAACCGAGATGTGGTAGGTCACTGGATCGGGATGGGGAAAAAGGAGCAGCCTAAACATCTTATACAACTTCTGGAGAAGGTGAAGTCATCACCTGGATTCAGGGGAGTGTATGGATTTGACCATGCTCAAATTCCTTCTTTAGATTCGGAAGAACCTCCTAATTGCTGGGCTCTTCCCGTAGTGACACTGACAAGCATTGCAATTGCACTTCCAGACATTGATTTCCACTCAATCAAGGAATTAATAAGGTGTGTGTATGAAGGTCTCACGTACATCAAAGTTGTGGAAGAGAACCTGGATGCTGGAAAAGACCTATCATACATCAGGAAAGCGGCAGAGTTGGTGTGGGTAGGAGTTGACTTATGTTACAAGTGGCTGGATGTCGATCTCCGCACGACAGCCACTGAAGGACAAAATCCAAAAGACGTGCTTGAAGGACTCTCTGAGAAATCAAAGCAAATATTCATCGAATTTAGAAAGAAAGATTTGAATGCTTGTTTAAAGGAATCACCCTCAAGATGGCCTACCAATATGTTGGCAGCAAACTGTATGTACAGAGTATGTGAAACACTTCTTCAAAATTCTGATAGGAAAGAGTTAGATAACAGCAAAATCATGTTTGACAAATTGTCATCCATGATCGTGGATATAACAGGCGCTTGTCTTACCAACCTACAAAGAGTTATATCCATGCAATGCCACCATAGCACCATTGAAGAGAGAGCAAAAGGTGTCCGTTCTGCCATCTTACTTCTGGGAAAAGCAGAGAGTATTCTGGAAATTCTTCGTTCACAGCCACTTCCAAACTCAGCACCAGATAAATTGGCAAAAGTTGATCATTGGCGTACACATAGCAAAGAGGTAGACTACCTCTCCTGCAGTAGTAATTCACCCTCAAATTGTACTCCAACTTCCCAAAGTTCATCTGACTTGTATCTAACAGTGGACTAAGAAGCAAACACctgaaagggaaaaggaaaaaaagacagGTTAAAGCCTATTATAATTTTGAGCAGCTGGCAGGACTGGAAGATGCGGAAGAAGCAAAAACAAATTTGGAAGATTCTGGATATGGTTAGAGAGATATCACAGGTGTTTCAAGGGAAAAGAGGAAACTGTCGCTTTTGTCAAAAATAAACGAATTCAGAACTTGAATTTTGTGCAACGCTTCTTTTGTAAATGATATTGATATGACGCTAGACTCCATGTAATCTTACAGTCATAAAGGACTCATGTCTAGCGAGCTTTCGTATTATGAATAAATTTACTTATTTCTTtcttacataaaataaaaataaaataaaaaagtatgGCTTCACATGTCTGTTGACCACCCAAAAAATTTCATTCATTCGCACTCTTGTACCTGCACTGATGGATGGGAAAAGATCGTATTGTATCCCTTCAGTAACATATTATAGAAGGACTTTACAGTAAATTGTTCGTTGCTCGGATCTTTCCACCTCAACATGTCCTGATCTGTACTGGTGATGCCTTGCTTGTACAGTAGAAGCTACAGAAAGTTCTGGAACTCCTCAAGTTCCCAGTGCTGTCGAACAGAGCTCCCCCTTCTTCGTATACTTGTATCAAGGCGAGATCTTTTGACTGGATATTAAAAAGAATGCCAGGAAAGTTCTAAACGAGGCATCATATCTCAAGTATCTTTGTTTCCATAAGTCGGTCCTAGCTCCATTTCCCAACTTAATATCTGATGGTGCTATCAAATTCCTCCCTTACCTTCATGAGTCCCTTCCACAAGTCTTCCTCCCTTACCAATTCCATGGAAAGCAAGTCGGTTATCCAACTACTATGAACTTGATATGCTACAGAGAATAAACCCAGCTCCGACTACACAAAATGTCTAAGTAAAGACAATTGTATGACCGAACCAGTTACATCTGAAATATTGAGATCACTAAAAGAAATATTGCTCCTTTATCCCACATTCGCACTGATCAACCTGTCAATGGATTTAGATACCCACTGTTAAATCAAGATACCTCTGGGTAGAGATTATTAAGCCAGTAAATGATTAAGATAAGACTTCAGCTACGCAGTGGAATTCAAATCAATTATGACTTTTCACAATGAGGCAATAGCTTGATGATGAAGATAAGAGTATCGtgttaaataataatttaatgcAGGAAAATATCCTCCTATCTGAAAGCACTACCAACCGAAGGCACAGTAGTGAGAAGTTGGAAAAGCCCATACCATACACAGGAAATCACTAGAGATGCACCCCCCCCTTTACTCAAAGCTGAAGATCCACATCACAATGCGAGCACCAAAAAGACCAAGAAACAACAGACTCAGTAGCGCATAACTGGAGACTGACCTTTGCAAATGTAATTCTCTATTACGGTCACTGTGTGGTCTACCCCTCCGTCCAACAAACAAAATCAAGCTGGCGTGGTAAACAAAAGAAACAAGAAGATAAATAGAGAGAATACCAATGTAGATGAGCACTTTTATGTGGCTATCAACGATGCAGAATTGAATATTTATCAGGTTTCCAGAACCAAGAGGCCCCATCAGTTGGATCGTTGAAGAACATAACCATCTTGAGTAACACTGGAGCACACTTTACACACTTAAATAAAGATTGCATGTACCTTAATTGAGAACTTCCATAAGAACAGCAGTTCACCGAAAGCCGAGAGAGACACGAAAAGAAAATGTCCGTGCTCTGCATCTTTGCCAACAGACACAAAAGCATGAAACTTATTCCGTTAGAACCACATGCACCCTTGAGTCAGATCTTAAATAAACAACCATGTATCCATGACAACTGAGACCACACGTAGGAAGAAATCCACCAATCCAAGCAAGCGTCCAAAAAAATCAAGATAAAATAAGACATTAATGCAAGCAATAAAACAATATTAGCACATAAGAAGAGAGGCAAGAAATCAAAAGGTTCTAGCTGTGCCCTGTTTGTGCCAAATTGGAATCTTAAGGGACAAGGGGTTATTCCTCAAATATGCAAAATAATTTTCTATTCCTTCAAGCTCTTATTTCTTCCATACAATCCACATGAGTTCTAGTGGGGCAACATCCCACACCTTCTGTCTTCTCTTTCTTCTAAATGTCTAGGTGAACAGTGCTTCCTTCACGGTGCGTGGCATCATCCATTGAAGCCCGAACTATCTAAAGGTTTTCCATCACAAGCAAGATACTACCTCACTATGTAAATGGTGGTGGTCCACGTCTTCGCCCAAACTCTTACACATAAAACCCCAACTGATATATGTAATCCTCCTGTTCCTCAAGTTTTTAGCTGTCAAAATCTCTCTTTCACTGCCAGCCAAGTGAAAAAACACACCTTCTTAGCGCTCTGGGTCTCTGAATTGATTGGTGTGGGAAGGCTGATTCCTGAAAACTCCTTTAGTACTACCAGCCAGGCTCTCACAAACTGAATGCAGAAATAACTCTCAAGTGCATCAGAAATAGCTCTCTCATTGTAAAACTAGTTTCACACATGGACAGCTAATAAGTGGCTGGCAATGCCTAAATCAGATCTGAGAATCATTTTCAGTAAAACCTTCGCAACTTTTTCAACCAAAGGATTAATAAGCTTGCCAAAGTATCTGACACCAATTAGTACTGAAAAGTAAATTAAGATTAAGTTACACTCAGCCCTTCATAAAATCAACTCTTTCCTGCACAGAATATTGTCTTTTAAACTAGTAAACAACCATTCAACCAAACCTTAACAGTGATTTAATGCTCGATGACATGGATACTAAAATCAATCTTAATGTGTGCAAATGCATCAATACCGAACAAAGATGTCCAGAGAAATTACTATCTGTTTCCTTCACTGCTTCATAACGTAAATTGTTTCAACAGCCGCTCATTCTTTCTTGGTCGGGACTGGTTGCATATCTGAAACACTTGTTAGGTATTGGTGCATATGTTTTCTGCTTAATCTCCAATGAAGAAAAAATTGTTTCATTGAAATCCTGAAAATTAATGCTCAGAACAGATATCTAAATGAGGTAAAAGATTATGAATTACATCTGCATGACTTAGGTATCACTCACTGCGCAAAGATAAAAGACATTCTATCACTTTGCACTTCTATGCTGATATAGGCTGTTAGAGGTACCAATGGAGAATGAGCTCTTTCTGCTGTCAGCAACAATTGCAGTATATAAGCAGGATGTAGGCTTAGGTAAACATCTGGTGACAGTTTGCTAGCATCATACATATTGAACTGCTCATAAACAGATGAAGTTCCTTGGACCAGTGGTAAATAGCAAATCTTTTGATTTGTTTTTGTTATATTGTGTTGGAAATCATCAGTTTGACAAGAATGTCTCATTACAGCAGGTATCTGTCTCATTGTACATGTGATGTAACCTTGCAATTCCTCTTTATCCCTTTGGCAAGTCGTGCTAATTCCAGTATACTTTGAGATTCGGCTGTTAACATGAGATAGATAGGTTCATTAAATTCAAGAACATTCTCACATTTTACTGATCTCCTTCTCACCACTGGATTTATTAATCATTGGACAATTCCCATCTTAAAGTTATCCTCCCCTTAACAGTTAACACTTTAAAAGTATTGATCAACTATACCTCAATCTCAAATTAATTCggaaaaactatatatatttcTATTCATCACAATTCGTCCTATTCCATCTCATATTATTCTTTTAAATGCACATATTAA
This region includes:
- the LOC104248854 gene encoding uncharacterized protein, with the translated sequence MGKIGCTIDGNLDDSKFSEPMPWIGMYVAAASAACALAMAMDTLHGLRRRIFWFPCYYFSLNATTLTLLAVATKLSVDLNTSMPRRQDQLTKLSSATLICTVIANFIPSLGLMENKELLMNMMALGIIVITAIVNIGIQLATGVIYVFCKEHIALMFLMLVLLLQLISSAVAIPTTKCYLDLKYNKKYKLANKECGITYKCTTEKLKDELMKFWTMAYASSPHFVAGRLATCTASGGFCLLSTVIYAEAMLRSYFLHRSFNFCSGDSEYKWSTTLILVTQTVAIGVGTIAPAFRWFIAINYRCPKKTNNACKAKLFKVENYWIRILLQWKESPLDFRICGRHGRKFAHKTKNRLLDFCIWMQIMMVSLSKLVRLISTFSVSWLLISCRKAIRMLKCNNMVSSHDIETQASLKPDLSHYVLHLEGEEALIDLMMQSNRDVVGHWIGMGKKEQPKHLIQLLEKVKSSPGFRGVYGFDHAQIPSLDSEEPPNCWALPVVTLTSIAIALPDIDFHSIKELIRCVYEGLTYIKVVEENLDAGKDLSYIRKAAELVWVGVDLCYKWLDVDLRTTATEGQNPKDVLEGLSEKSKQIFIEFRKKDLNACLKESPSRWPTNMLAANCMYRVCETLLQNSDRKELDNSKIMFDKLSSMIVDITGACLTNLQRVISMQCHHSTIEERAKGVRSAILLLGKAESILEILRSQPLPNSAPDKLAKVDHWRTHSKEVDYLSCSSNSPSNCTPTSQSSSDLYLTVD